Proteins from one Ricinus communis isolate WT05 ecotype wild-type chromosome 9, ASM1957865v1, whole genome shotgun sequence genomic window:
- the LOC8260729 gene encoding mitochondrial import receptor subunit TOM40-1, with product MAGIVPPPTTASSKTINEVHSKVDYMDLPCPIPYEELHREALMSLKPELFEGMRFDFTKGLNQKFSLSHSVFMGPMELPSQSSETIKIPTAHYEFGANYIDPKLMLFGRVLTDGRLNARVKCDLTDNLTLKANAQLTNEPHMSHAMFNFDYKGNDYRTQLQLGNGALFGASYIQSVTPHLSLGGEVFWAGQHRKSGVGYAARYETDKMVGTGQVASTGMVALSYVQKVSEKVSLATDLMYNYMSRDVTASVGYDYILRQARLRGKIDSNGCASAFLEERLNMGLNFILSAELDHKKKDYKFGFGLTVG from the exons ATGGCGGGGATTGTACCTCCACCTACTACTGCGTCTTCCAAGACCATCAATGAAGTTCACAGCAAAGTCGATTACATGGACCTTCCTTGCCCTATTCCTTATGAAGAACTCCATCGCGAAGCTCTCA TGTCTTTGAAGCCAGAGCTCTTTGAGGGGATGCGCTTTGATTTTACTAAAGGACTCAATCAGAAATTCTCTCTCAGCCACAG TGTTTTTATGGGACCTATGGAACTTCCTTCTCAATCTTCGGAAACCATCAAAATCCCCACTGCTCACTATGAGTTTGGTGCTAACTATATAGACCCTAAG TTGATGCTTTTCGGGAGGGTGTTGACGGATGGGAGACTAAATGCCAGAGTCAAGTGTGATTTGACCGACAATCTTACTTTGAAGGCTAATGCTCAG CTAACAAATGAGCCTCATATGTCGCATGCCATGTTCAACTTTGATTACAAG GGCAATGATTATAGGACCCAGCTTCAACTAGGAAATGGTGCCTTATTTGGAGCCAGTTACATCCAG AGTGTGACCCCACATTTATCTTTGGGTGGTGAAGTATTTTGGGCCGGTCAACATAGAAAGTCCGGTGTTGGATATGCTGCTCGGTACGAGACAGATAAGATG GTTGGAACTGGGCAAGTTGCTAGCACTGGAATGGTTGCTTTGAGCTATGTTCAGAAGGTTTCTGAGAAG GTTTCACTGGCAACAGACCTCATGTACAACTACATGTCAAGAGATGTGACAGCAAGTGTTGGTTATGATTACATCCTTAGACAA GCCCGTCTAAGAGGGAAAATTGATTCAAATGGCTGTGCATCAGCTTTCTTGGAAGAGCGCTTAAATATGGGTCTCAATTTTATTCTGTCTGCAGAG TTAGATCATAAGAAGAAAGACTACAAATTTGGATTTGGGTTGACAGTGGGTTAA
- the LOC8260728 gene encoding uncharacterized protein LOC8260728 has protein sequence MSSSPIQYQTHTLSLSLESIQMNPNNNRRNKNHNINNNGGSGGEPDQVQQMLQAAQDELLLKMSVGSHISRVSPDYLLPDLDRRFQALKSRRPLSNQSSSSTVPPKTQQQQHDAVLVDEDDLLARFAALKASSSNSTTGFNQACLADDDDDDDTDEVEKIIRWAKDAARLDPSPPLDDDVDGSDTTDDDDDDGDRGDKRK, from the coding sequence ATGTCATCATCTCCAATCCAATACCAGACACacacactctctctctctcttgaaTCAATCCAAATGAATCCTAACAACAACAGAAGAAACAAgaatcataatattaataataatggaGGTTCAGGTGGAGAACCCGACCAAGTGCAGCAAATGCTACAGGCTGCCCAAGATGAGTTGCTTCTAAAGATGTCCGTCGGTTCTCATATCTCTCGCGTCTCCCCTGACTATCTCCTCcccgatctcgaccgtcgattccaGGCTCTCAAGTCTCGACGCCCTCTCTCTAATCAATCCTCATCCTCAACAGTTCCTCCCAAAACGCAACAGCAACAGCATGATGCTGTTCTAGTTGATGAAGATGACCTATTGGCTAGATTTGCTGCTCTCAAAGCTTCCTCATCTAATTCTACTACTGGATTTAATCAAGCATGTCTCGccgatgatgatgatgatgatgataccGATGAAGTTGAGAAGATCATTCGGTGGGCCAAGGATGCTGCTCGTCTCGACCCTTCTCCACCTTTGGATGACGATGTTGACGGCAGTGATACAACTGATGATGATGACGACGACGGAGATAGAGGAGACAAAcgtaaatag
- the LOC8260724 gene encoding GEM-like protein 4, with protein sequence MKSPFQDQVIGIPINSVRRSAVGYLPETDTPYYNSGIAGSVLKKINKLGKKADIFASCIREHVRLGPKITETVKGKLRLGAKILQVGGLERTFRQLFTVTEDEKFLNASQCYLSTTAGPIAGLLFISTVKAAFFSERSLKFSPRNGKSVSFHYKVLIPLGKIMTVRQSENMKKPSQKFMEIVTVDNFDFWFMGFLNYQKAFKYLEQAISQSSDDM encoded by the exons atgaaaagcCCATTTCAGGATCAAGTAATTGGCATCCCAATCAACTCAGTTAGGAGGTCAGCAGTAGGATACTTGCCTGAAACTGATACTCCATACTATAATTCAG GCATAGCAGGTTCAGTGCTTAAAAAGATTAACAAGCTAGGAAAAAAAGCAGATATTTTTGCAAGCTGCATCCGAGAGCATG TGAGACTGGGGCCAAAGATCACTGAAACTGTGAAAGGAAAGCTGAGGTTGGGAGCCAAGATTCTTCAAGTGGGTGGGTTGGAAAGAACTTTCAGGCAGTTATTTACAGTTACTGAAGATGAGAAGTTTCTCAATGCTTCCCAATGCTATCTGTCCACCACAGCAGGTCCAATTGCAGGACTCCTATTTATCTCTACTGTCAAAGCTGCCTTTTTCAGTGAGAGATCTCTCAAATTTTCTCCACGAAATGGGAAATCAGTTAGTTTTCATTACAAG GTCTTGATTCCACTTGGCAAGATAATGACTGTGAGGCAGAGTGAGAATATGAAGAAGCCATCACAGAAGTTTATGGAAATAGTTACTGTAGATAATTTTGATTTCTGGTTTATGGGTTTCCTGAATTATCAAAAGGCTTTCAAATATCTTGAACAAGCAATCTCCCAAAGCTCAGATGATATGTAG
- the LOC8260725 gene encoding transcription factor SRM1: protein MTVDEADCSSVWTREQDKAFEDALATYPEDDLDRWEKIAADVPGKTSEEIKFHYELLVEDVNQIEAGCVPLPNYSSSEGSTGHAGDEGTSKKGSHLGHHNNEPAHGNKASRSDQERRKGIAWTEDEHRLFLLGLDKYGKGDWRSISRNFVVTRTPTQVASHAQKYFIRLNSMNKDRRRSSIHDITSVGNGDISAPQGPITGQTNGSAGGGSAGKATKHPPQHPAGSPGVGVYGSPTIGQPIGGPLVSAVGTPVNLPAPAHMAYGIRAPVPGTVVPGAPMNMGPMAYPMPPTTAHR, encoded by the exons ATGACTGTGGATGAAGCGGACTGTAGTTCTGTGTGGACTAGAGAGCAAGATAAGGCATTTGAGGATGCCCTTGCAACATATCCTGAGGATGATCTAGATCGATGGGAGAAGATTGCTGCTGATGTGCCTGGAAAAACTTCAGAAGAGATTAAATTTCACTATGAACTTCTGGTTGAAGATGTGAATCAGATTGAAGCTGGCTGTGTGCCTTTGCCTAACTATTCTTCTTCAGAGGGTTCAACGGGCCATGCTGGTGATGAAGGTACTAGTAAAAAGGGTAGCCACCTGGGGCATCATAACAACGAGCCTGCTCATGGTAATAAAGCCTCAAGGTCAGATCAAGAACGCCGTAAAGGGATTGCTTGGACGGAGGATGAGCACAG GTTATTTCTTCTTGGTTTGGACAAGTATGGAAAAGGTGATTGGCGAAGTATTTCCAGAAACTTTGTAGTGACAAGAACACCTACGCAAGTGGCAAGCCAtgcacaaaaatattttattcgtTTGAACTCAATGAACAAAGATAGAAGGCGGTCCAGCATCCATGATATCACCAGTGTTGGCAATGGAGATATTTCAGCACCACAAGGACCGATAACTGGCCAAACAAATGGTTCTGCTGGTGGAGGTTCTGCTGGCAAGGCAACGAAACATCCCCCTCAACACCCTGCTGGATCCCCAGGTGTTGGTGTTTATGGTTCTCCAACAATAGGGCAACCGATTGGAGGCCCCCTTGTTTCAGCAGTTGGTACCCCTGTGAATCTTCCTGCCCCTGCACACATGGCTTATGGCATCAGAGCTCCAGTACCAGGAACAGTTGTTCCTGGTGCACCTATGAACATGGGTCCTATGGCATATCCAATGCCACCCACAACCGCGCATAGATGA
- the LOC8260727 gene encoding reticulocalbin-2 isoform X2, with protein MGKLSILIYIVLALLFLLLISHSPSKSSSRHHRRLKLRSSFNFSDHNPRHHEPVPFDPLVADIERRREDKQWEKHYIESSHPDILKDIDAAPGHEPQPEWEDFMDAEDYLNDEEKFNVTSRLLLLFPKIDVDPVDGHVSEHELTEWNMDQAKREVMHRTQREVEVHDKNHDGLISFSEYEPPSWVHNSDQNTFGYDMGWWREEHFNASDADGDGLLNITEFNDFLHPADSKNPKLLQWLCMEEVRERDSDKDGKVNFKEFFHGLFDLVRNYDEESHNSSHPTDDSLEAPAKVLFSQLDKDGDGYLSDVELLPVIGKLHPSERYYAKQQADYIISQADTDKDGRLSLTEMIENPFVFYSAIFSDEDDEDYDFHDEFR; from the exons ATGGGAAAACTCTCTATCTTGATTTACATTGTATTGGCGCTTCTCTTCCTCCTCCTCATCTCTCACTCTCCCTCCAAATCCTCTTCTCGCCACCACCGCCGTCTCAAGCTCCGTTCCTCTTTTAATTTCTCCGACCACAATCCTCGCCACCACGAACCTGTCCCTTTCGATCCTCTTGTCGCTGACATTGAGCGTCGCCGCGAAGACAAGCAGTGGGAGAAGCATTACATTGAGTCTTCACATCCTGATATTCTCAAAGACATTGACGCTGCTCCTGGCCACGAGCCTCAGCCTGAATGGGAGGATTTTATGGATGCTGAGGATTATTTAAATGATGAAGAGAAATTCAATGTCACTAGCAG GTTGCTGCTGCTGTTTCCAAAGATTGATGTCGATCCGGTGGATGGTCACGTGAGTGAGCATGAATTGACCGAGTGGAATATGGATCAAGCTAAGCGAGAAGTCATGCATAGGACTCAAAGAGAGGTGGAAGTTCATGATAAAAACCATGATGgccttatttctttttccgaGTATGAGCCTCCTAGTTGGGTTCACAATTCAG ATCAAAACACTTTTGGCTATGATATGGGCTGGTGGAGAGAAGAACATTTCAATGCATCAGATGCCGATGGAGATGgtcttttaaatattacagAGTTCAATGA CTTTCTGCATCCGGCTGACAGCAAAAACCCAAAGCTACTACAGTGGTTGTGCATGGAGGAAGTAAG GGAAAGAGATTCAGACAAAGATGGGAaggttaattttaaagaattctTTCATGGGTTGTTCGACTTGGTGAGAAATTACGATGAAGAAAGTCACAATTCTTCACATCCCACTGATGATTCATTGGAGGCTCCAgctaaggtgttgttttctcagctAGACAAAGACGGTGATGG ATATTTGTCAGACGTCGAGTTGCTACCTGTAATTGGGAAACTTCATCCATCAGAGCGTTACTATGCGAAACAGCAGGCAGATTACATCATTTCACAG GCTGATACAGATAAAGATGGGCGCCTATCATTGACAGAGATGATTGAGAACCCATTCGTGTTTTACAGTGCTATTTTCAGCGATGAAGACGACGAGGATTATGATTTTCATGATGAGTTCCGTTAA
- the LOC8260730 gene encoding probable protein arginine N-methyltransferase 6, with the protein MYSTSGENNGYHNQQHKSQRERVRRGARGGSRSRYGFRVSAEQQQQEESEQKVTPCTDFDMAYFHSYAHVGIHEEMIKDRVRTETYRSAIMQHQSYIEGKVVVDVGCGTGILSIFCAQAGAKRVYAVDASDIAVQANEVVKANNLSDKIIVLHGRVEDVEIDEEVDVIISEWMGYMLLYESMLGSVITARDRWLKRGGIILPSTATLYMAPVTHPDRYTESIDFWRNVYGIDMSAMMPLAKQCAFEEPSVETISGENVLTWPHMVKHVDCYMIQIHELESVSTRYKFQSMMKAPLHGFAFWFDVEFCGPATSPINTLANNPPVDGNQSKKRTNPNDSLVLSTAPEDPPTHWQQTVIYFYDPIEVEQDQLIEGSVILSQSKENRRFMNIHLEYTSGGRSFVKETVMR; encoded by the exons ATGTATTCGACTTCCGGCGAGAACAATGGCTATCACAACCAGCAGCATAAGAGTCAGCGTGAACGAGTGAGAAGAGGAGCACGTGGAGGGAGTCGCTCTAGATATGGGTTTAGGGTTTCTGcagagcagcagcagcaggagGAGAGTGAGCAAAAGGTCACACCTTGTACGGATTTCGACATGGCTTACTTTCATTCCTATGCTCATGTTGGTATCCATGAAGAAATGATCAAG GATCGTGTACGGACGGAGACTTATAGGTCTGCAATCATGCAGCACCAGAGTTACATTGAAGGCAAA GTTGTTGTGGATGTGGGTTGTGGCACTGGGattctttctatattttgtGCTCAGGCTGGTGCAAAACGG GTCTATGCAGTGGATGCAAGTGATATTGCAGTGCAG GCAAATGAAGTTGTGAAAGCGAACAATTTATCAGACAAGATTATTGTATTACATGGACGAGTTGAG GATGTTGAAATTGACGAGGAAGTTGATGTCATAATATCTGAGTGGATGGGCTACATGCTTTTGTATGAG AGCATGTTGGGAAGTGTTATTACTGCCAGGGATCGGTGGCTAAAACGTGGAGGAATTATTCTACCATCAACTGCAACa TTATACATGGCACCTGTCACACACCCTGACAGATATACTGAAAGCATCGATTTTTGGCGCAATGTTTATGGAATTGATA TGTCTGCCATGATGCCGCTAGCAAAACAATGTGCATTTGAAGAACCTTCTGTGGAGACAATATCGGGTGAGAATGTTTTGACATGGCCACACATG GTTAAGCATGTGGACTGCTATATGATTCAAATTCATGAGCTGGAATCTGTTTCTACAAGATATAAGTTCCAGTCTATGATGAAAG CTCCATTGCATGGGTTTGCTTTTTGGTTTGATGTTGAATTTTGTGGGCCTGCAACATCTCCTATAAATACTCTTGCAAACAATCCTCCAGTAGATGGGAATCAGAGTAAAAAAAGGACAAATCCAAATGACTCACTTGTGCTATCCACTGCACCGGAGGACCCACCAACACATTGGCAACAG ACAGTGATCTACTTTTATGACCCAATAGAGGTGGAGCAAGATCAACTGATTGAAGGTTCAGTGATACTATCACAAAGCAAAGAAAACCGTCGATTCATGAATATTCACCTCGAATACAC TTCTGGTGGCCGCTCCTTTGTAAAAGAGACTGTAATGAGATGA
- the LOC8260727 gene encoding reticulocalbin-2 isoform X1: MGKLSILIYIVLALLFLLLISHSPSKSSSRHHRRLKLRSSFNFSDHNPRHHEPVPFDPLVADIERRREDKQWEKHYIESSHPDILKDIDAAPGHEPQPEWEDFMDAEDYLNDEEKFNVTSRLLLLFPKIDVDPVDGHVSEHELTEWNMDQAKREVMHRTQREVEVHDKNHDGLISFSEYEPPSWVHNSVDQNTFGYDMGWWREEHFNASDADGDGLLNITEFNDFLHPADSKNPKLLQWLCMEEVRERDSDKDGKVNFKEFFHGLFDLVRNYDEESHNSSHPTDDSLEAPAKVLFSQLDKDGDGYLSDVELLPVIGKLHPSERYYAKQQADYIISQADTDKDGRLSLTEMIENPFVFYSAIFSDEDDEDYDFHDEFR, translated from the exons ATGGGAAAACTCTCTATCTTGATTTACATTGTATTGGCGCTTCTCTTCCTCCTCCTCATCTCTCACTCTCCCTCCAAATCCTCTTCTCGCCACCACCGCCGTCTCAAGCTCCGTTCCTCTTTTAATTTCTCCGACCACAATCCTCGCCACCACGAACCTGTCCCTTTCGATCCTCTTGTCGCTGACATTGAGCGTCGCCGCGAAGACAAGCAGTGGGAGAAGCATTACATTGAGTCTTCACATCCTGATATTCTCAAAGACATTGACGCTGCTCCTGGCCACGAGCCTCAGCCTGAATGGGAGGATTTTATGGATGCTGAGGATTATTTAAATGATGAAGAGAAATTCAATGTCACTAGCAG GTTGCTGCTGCTGTTTCCAAAGATTGATGTCGATCCGGTGGATGGTCACGTGAGTGAGCATGAATTGACCGAGTGGAATATGGATCAAGCTAAGCGAGAAGTCATGCATAGGACTCAAAGAGAGGTGGAAGTTCATGATAAAAACCATGATGgccttatttctttttccgaGTATGAGCCTCCTAGTTGGGTTCACAATTCAG TAGATCAAAACACTTTTGGCTATGATATGGGCTGGTGGAGAGAAGAACATTTCAATGCATCAGATGCCGATGGAGATGgtcttttaaatattacagAGTTCAATGA CTTTCTGCATCCGGCTGACAGCAAAAACCCAAAGCTACTACAGTGGTTGTGCATGGAGGAAGTAAG GGAAAGAGATTCAGACAAAGATGGGAaggttaattttaaagaattctTTCATGGGTTGTTCGACTTGGTGAGAAATTACGATGAAGAAAGTCACAATTCTTCACATCCCACTGATGATTCATTGGAGGCTCCAgctaaggtgttgttttctcagctAGACAAAGACGGTGATGG ATATTTGTCAGACGTCGAGTTGCTACCTGTAATTGGGAAACTTCATCCATCAGAGCGTTACTATGCGAAACAGCAGGCAGATTACATCATTTCACAG GCTGATACAGATAAAGATGGGCGCCTATCATTGACAGAGATGATTGAGAACCCATTCGTGTTTTACAGTGCTATTTTCAGCGATGAAGACGACGAGGATTATGATTTTCATGATGAGTTCCGTTAA